The proteins below come from a single Oncorhynchus tshawytscha isolate Ot180627B linkage group LG22, Otsh_v2.0, whole genome shotgun sequence genomic window:
- the LOC112221887 gene encoding YTH domain-containing family protein 1 isoform X2 has product MSATSIDPQNSKGQDAKVQNGSLHQKETVHDNDFEPYLTGQSNQNNSYQSMTDPYLSSYYAPSIGFPYPLSEAPWSTGGDPPIPYLTPYAPLSNGDHHFMHDTVFGQPGGLGSSIYPHRFNFFPENPAFSTWGTSGSQGQQTQSSAYGGSYSYPPSSLGGTLVPDGQTGFHSDTLSKAPGMNSLEQGMLGLKIGGDVSGNGSGVKSVGSVIGGGAVAQAVSTGNGGTPIGMPPPKPTSWAAIASKPAKPQQLKAKPGMPMGGALPPPPIKHNMDIGTWDNKGSISKVAPPLSHHHQQQLHSHGHAHLPHGLPPPPQQSVQSAQSLVQQMTMGPPPPQSYQNHNSAPPPQTRWVAPRNRNPGYGGGSMDSSGSSSGGGGGVPPGSGPGLENHPVLENLRAAHSYNPKEFDWNLKNGRVFIIKSYSEDDIHRSIKYSIWCSTEHGNKRLDSAFRAINAKGPVYLLFSVNGSGHFCGVAEMLSPVDYGTSAGVWAQDKWKGKFDVDWLFVKDVPNSQLRHIRLENNDNKPVTNSRDTQEVPLEKAKQVLKIIATYKHTTSIFDDFSHYEKRQEEEEVVRKTYEPAPIQRGSRLDQERQNRSKPQ; this is encoded by the exons AACAACAGCTACCAATCCATGACTGACCCTTACCTGTCCAGCTACTATGCCCCCTCCATTGGATTCCCCTACCCCCTGAGCGAGGCACCTTGGTCCACCGGTGGCGACCCCCCGATCCCTTACCTGACCCCCTATGCGCCCCTTAGCAATGGAGACCACCACTTCATGCATGACACCGTTTTTGGCCAGCCTGGGGGACTTGGCAGCAGCATCTACCCACATAGATTTAACTTTTTCCCTGAGAACCCAGCCTTCTCCACCTGGGGTACCAGTGGGTCTCAAGGCCAGCAGACTCAGAGTTCAGCCTATGGGGGCAGCTACAGCTACCCTCCCAGCTCCCTGGGGGGCACACTAGTCCCTGATGGTCAGACAGGGTTCCACAGTGACACTCTGAGCAAGGCACCAGGCATGAACAGCCTGGAGCAGGGGATGCTGGGGCTGAAGATAGGTGGGGATGTGTCGGGCAATGGCTCAGGCGTGAAGAGTGTGGGCTCTGTGATCGGCGGTGGTGCTGTGGCTCAGGCTGTTTCTACAGGCAATGGTGGAACACCAATTGGCATGCCCCCTCCTAAGCCCACGTCCTGGGCTGCTATCGCCAGCAAACCAGCCAAGCCACAGCAGCTGAAGGCCAAGCCAGGCATGCCCATGGGGGGAGCCCTGCCACCACCACCCATCAAACACAATATGGACATTGGGACATGGGATAACAAGGGGTCTATAAGCAAAGTGGCCCCTCCACtgtcccaccaccaccagcagcagctCCACTCTCATGGCCATGCCCACCTCCCCCACgggctcccccctccccctcagcaGTCTGTTCAATCTGCCCAGTCCCTTGTGCAGCAGATGACCATGGGCCCGCCCCCCCCACAGTCATACCAGAACCACAACTCAGCCCCACCCCCTCAGACCCGCTGGGTTGCTCCACGCAACCGTAACCCGGGCTACGGTGGGGGCAGCATGGACAGCAGCGGTTCCTctagtggtgggggtggaggtgtgCCTCCAGGTTCTGGCCCAGGTCTAGAGAACCACCCTGTTCTGGAGAATCTGCGGGCTGCCCACAGCTACAACCCTAAGGAGTTTGACTGGAACCTGAAGAATGGCCGCGTGTTCATCATCAAGAGCTACTCTGAGGACGACATCCACCGTTCCATCAAGTACTCCATCTGGTGCAGCACAGAGCATGGTAACAAGCGTCTGGACTCAGCCTTCCGTGCCATCAATGCCAAAGGCCCTGTCTATTTGCTGTTCAGCGTCAATGGCAGTGGCCACTTCTGTGGCGTGGCAGAGATGCTCTCGCCCGTGGACTACGGCACCAGTGCTGGCGTTTGGGCGCAGGACAAGTGGAAAGGCAAGTTTGACGTGGACTGGCTGTTTGTGAAAGACGTGCCTAATAGCCAGCTGAGGCACATCAGGCTGGAAAACAACGACAACAAGCCGGTGACCAACTCCAGGGACACTCAAGAGGTCCCTCTGGAGAAGGCTAAGCAGGTGCTCAAGATCATCGCAACTTACAAACACACCACCTCCATCTTTGATGACTTCTCCCACTATgagaagagacaggaagaagaggaggttgTCAGAAAG ACCTATGAGCCAGCTCCAATACAGAGAGGGTCTCGACTTGATCAG GAACGCCAAAACCGAAGTAAACCACAATAG
- the LOC112221887 gene encoding YTH domain-containing family protein 1 isoform X1: protein MSATSIDPQNSKGQDAKVFPVSVQNGSLHQKETVHDNDFEPYLTGQSNQNNSYQSMTDPYLSSYYAPSIGFPYPLSEAPWSTGGDPPIPYLTPYAPLSNGDHHFMHDTVFGQPGGLGSSIYPHRFNFFPENPAFSTWGTSGSQGQQTQSSAYGGSYSYPPSSLGGTLVPDGQTGFHSDTLSKAPGMNSLEQGMLGLKIGGDVSGNGSGVKSVGSVIGGGAVAQAVSTGNGGTPIGMPPPKPTSWAAIASKPAKPQQLKAKPGMPMGGALPPPPIKHNMDIGTWDNKGSISKVAPPLSHHHQQQLHSHGHAHLPHGLPPPPQQSVQSAQSLVQQMTMGPPPPQSYQNHNSAPPPQTRWVAPRNRNPGYGGGSMDSSGSSSGGGGGVPPGSGPGLENHPVLENLRAAHSYNPKEFDWNLKNGRVFIIKSYSEDDIHRSIKYSIWCSTEHGNKRLDSAFRAINAKGPVYLLFSVNGSGHFCGVAEMLSPVDYGTSAGVWAQDKWKGKFDVDWLFVKDVPNSQLRHIRLENNDNKPVTNSRDTQEVPLEKAKQVLKIIATYKHTTSIFDDFSHYEKRQEEEEVVRKTYEPAPIQRGSRLDQERQNRSKPQ, encoded by the exons AACAACAGCTACCAATCCATGACTGACCCTTACCTGTCCAGCTACTATGCCCCCTCCATTGGATTCCCCTACCCCCTGAGCGAGGCACCTTGGTCCACCGGTGGCGACCCCCCGATCCCTTACCTGACCCCCTATGCGCCCCTTAGCAATGGAGACCACCACTTCATGCATGACACCGTTTTTGGCCAGCCTGGGGGACTTGGCAGCAGCATCTACCCACATAGATTTAACTTTTTCCCTGAGAACCCAGCCTTCTCCACCTGGGGTACCAGTGGGTCTCAAGGCCAGCAGACTCAGAGTTCAGCCTATGGGGGCAGCTACAGCTACCCTCCCAGCTCCCTGGGGGGCACACTAGTCCCTGATGGTCAGACAGGGTTCCACAGTGACACTCTGAGCAAGGCACCAGGCATGAACAGCCTGGAGCAGGGGATGCTGGGGCTGAAGATAGGTGGGGATGTGTCGGGCAATGGCTCAGGCGTGAAGAGTGTGGGCTCTGTGATCGGCGGTGGTGCTGTGGCTCAGGCTGTTTCTACAGGCAATGGTGGAACACCAATTGGCATGCCCCCTCCTAAGCCCACGTCCTGGGCTGCTATCGCCAGCAAACCAGCCAAGCCACAGCAGCTGAAGGCCAAGCCAGGCATGCCCATGGGGGGAGCCCTGCCACCACCACCCATCAAACACAATATGGACATTGGGACATGGGATAACAAGGGGTCTATAAGCAAAGTGGCCCCTCCACtgtcccaccaccaccagcagcagctCCACTCTCATGGCCATGCCCACCTCCCCCACgggctcccccctccccctcagcaGTCTGTTCAATCTGCCCAGTCCCTTGTGCAGCAGATGACCATGGGCCCGCCCCCCCCACAGTCATACCAGAACCACAACTCAGCCCCACCCCCTCAGACCCGCTGGGTTGCTCCACGCAACCGTAACCCGGGCTACGGTGGGGGCAGCATGGACAGCAGCGGTTCCTctagtggtgggggtggaggtgtgCCTCCAGGTTCTGGCCCAGGTCTAGAGAACCACCCTGTTCTGGAGAATCTGCGGGCTGCCCACAGCTACAACCCTAAGGAGTTTGACTGGAACCTGAAGAATGGCCGCGTGTTCATCATCAAGAGCTACTCTGAGGACGACATCCACCGTTCCATCAAGTACTCCATCTGGTGCAGCACAGAGCATGGTAACAAGCGTCTGGACTCAGCCTTCCGTGCCATCAATGCCAAAGGCCCTGTCTATTTGCTGTTCAGCGTCAATGGCAGTGGCCACTTCTGTGGCGTGGCAGAGATGCTCTCGCCCGTGGACTACGGCACCAGTGCTGGCGTTTGGGCGCAGGACAAGTGGAAAGGCAAGTTTGACGTGGACTGGCTGTTTGTGAAAGACGTGCCTAATAGCCAGCTGAGGCACATCAGGCTGGAAAACAACGACAACAAGCCGGTGACCAACTCCAGGGACACTCAAGAGGTCCCTCTGGAGAAGGCTAAGCAGGTGCTCAAGATCATCGCAACTTACAAACACACCACCTCCATCTTTGATGACTTCTCCCACTATgagaagagacaggaagaagaggaggttgTCAGAAAG ACCTATGAGCCAGCTCCAATACAGAGAGGGTCTCGACTTGATCAG GAACGCCAAAACCGAAGTAAACCACAATAG